The Malus sylvestris chromosome 12, drMalSylv7.2, whole genome shotgun sequence genome contains a region encoding:
- the LOC126592529 gene encoding uncharacterized protein LOC126592529 — MSGPSDRRFDLNLVEEAAPPSPDNIWRPSFVSPTGPLTVGDSVMKNDMTAAVVARNLLTPKDNRLLSKRSDELAVKDSLALSVQCAGSVSNMAQRLFARTRQVESLAAEVMSLKQEIRGLKHENKQLHRLAHDYATNMKRKLDQMKETDGQVLLDHQRFVGLFQRHLLPSSSGAVPRNEAPNDQPLMPPPSRVLSSTEAPNDPPPVPSLSGALPTAETSPKQPL; from the coding sequence atgtctggcccctccgaccgtcgttttgacttgaaccttgttgaagaggcagccccgccttctccagacaacatatggcgcccatccttcgtctcccctactggtcctcttaccgttggggattccgtgatgaagaatgatatgaccgctgcggtggtggccaggaaccttctcactcccaaagataacagactactttccaaacggtctgatgagttagctgttaaggattcgttggctctcagtgttcagtgtgcaggttctgtgtctaatatggcccaacgcctatttgctcgaacccgccaagttgaatccttggcggctgaagtgatgagtctcaaacaggagattagagggctcaagcatgagaataaacagttgcaccggctcgcacatgactatgctacaaacatgaagaggaagcttgaccagatgaaggaaactgatggtcaggttttacttgatcatcagagatttgtgggtttgttccaaaggcatttattgccttcgtcttctggggctgtaccgcgtaatgaggctccgaatgatcaacctctgatgcctcctccttctagggttctgtccagtactgaggctccaaatgatccccctccggtgccttctctttctggggctctaccgactgctgagacttctcctaagcaacctttgtga